From the genome of Desulforegula conservatrix Mb1Pa, one region includes:
- a CDS encoding GNAT family N-acetyltransferase, translating to MACISVISTEHDRAKFDCGSPELNAYLNNIARQHMVKGISRTFVLTESEGSSKIIGFYTLCACEIVSEKMPKAFAKKYPRKIPAAKLARLAVDKAYQGNGFGSVLLIDSFKRIISVSDNLGIVGFFVDAKDDMAVSFYKKFGFIQLPDSPYELFLPVSTIQKAFLV from the coding sequence ACAGGGCCAAATTCGACTGCGGTTCTCCGGAGCTTAATGCGTATCTGAATAATATTGCCCGTCAGCATATGGTCAAGGGTATTTCAAGGACATTTGTACTCACGGAATCTGAAGGCTCTTCAAAAATAATTGGATTTTATACCCTGTGTGCATGTGAAATAGTCTCAGAAAAAATGCCTAAAGCTTTTGCAAAGAAATACCCCAGAAAAATACCAGCAGCAAAGCTTGCTCGCCTTGCAGTGGATAAAGCTTATCAAGGCAATGGCTTTGGCTCTGTGCTGCTTATAGATTCATTTAAAAGAATTATTTCAGTCTCAGATAATCTCGGAATAGTCGGCTTCTTTGTGGATGCCAAGGATGATATGGCGGTTTCATTTTATAAGAAATTTGGTTTCATTCAGCTTCCGGATTCTCCTTATGAGCTGTTCCTTCCTGTATCAACCATACAGAAAGCCTTTTTAGTTTAA